The following proteins are encoded in a genomic region of Fervidobacterium pennivorans DSM 9078:
- a CDS encoding FAD-dependent oxidoreductase, producing MIETDILVIGGSAGGILTATTAKRIYPDKRVVVVRKNKTVMVPCGIPYIFGTLYDTSKNRIHDEMVKSAGVELLIDEVISIDKDKKVAILKSGEEIKWDKLVLATGSLPVIPKWLPGHDLENVFPIIKDEEYLSNMLNKLNEINKVVIIGAGFIGVEFAEQLALAGKSVTLVEIAHKILWQAFDDEFASIAEEDLESHGVTLKLGTKVKAILGNGKVEEVEFETGERVKAEAVILSMGVTPNTELAKQLGLDLTRKGAIVVDEYMRTSAPDIFAVGDCALKRDIFTSRHVPILLASTAAMEAKIAAANLYGIKFIRENRGTVSAFSTKIFGKTYGVAGIIERFAKEDGFDYVIGRAASMDRHPGSLPGAKKIEVKLIFSRTSGVLIGAQVVGGDSVGEMINILSLAIQKGLTANELNTMQVATHPLVTASPVTYPINAAALDALVKICTKC from the coding sequence GTGATTGAAACAGACATTTTAGTTATCGGTGGTAGTGCAGGAGGTATACTTACAGCAACCACGGCAAAAAGAATCTATCCAGACAAGAGGGTCGTCGTGGTAAGGAAAAATAAAACAGTTATGGTTCCTTGTGGGATTCCTTACATATTTGGTACTCTCTATGACACCTCAAAGAACAGAATTCATGATGAAATGGTTAAAAGTGCTGGCGTTGAACTACTCATAGACGAGGTCATTAGTATTGACAAAGACAAAAAAGTAGCGATTTTGAAGAGTGGTGAAGAAATCAAATGGGACAAACTTGTTCTTGCAACAGGTTCACTGCCGGTTATTCCAAAGTGGCTACCTGGGCACGACCTTGAAAACGTCTTCCCAATTATCAAGGATGAAGAATATCTCTCAAACATGCTCAATAAACTCAACGAGATTAACAAAGTTGTTATAATCGGTGCAGGGTTTATCGGTGTGGAATTTGCTGAGCAACTTGCACTTGCTGGCAAAAGTGTAACACTTGTTGAGATAGCTCATAAGATACTTTGGCAAGCATTTGATGACGAATTCGCATCAATTGCAGAAGAAGATCTCGAAAGCCATGGTGTTACACTCAAGCTGGGTACTAAAGTCAAAGCAATCCTTGGGAACGGTAAGGTAGAAGAAGTGGAATTTGAAACTGGAGAACGAGTCAAAGCAGAAGCAGTCATACTCTCCATGGGTGTCACGCCAAATACGGAGCTTGCAAAACAGCTTGGACTTGACCTCACAAGAAAGGGTGCAATAGTTGTTGATGAGTACATGAGAACAAGCGCTCCGGACATTTTTGCTGTTGGTGACTGTGCGCTAAAAAGAGACATCTTCACCAGTAGACATGTTCCAATACTTCTTGCATCAACTGCCGCTATGGAGGCAAAAATTGCAGCAGCCAACCTGTATGGTATCAAGTTCATTAGAGAAAACAGAGGTACTGTAAGTGCATTCTCTACAAAAATATTTGGTAAAACGTACGGAGTTGCCGGTATAATCGAAAGATTTGCAAAAGAAGATGGGTTTGACTATGTGATTGGAAGAGCTGCCTCTATGGATAGACACCCGGGGTCTTTACCAGGAGCAAAGAAAATTGAAGTTAAACTGATCTTCTCAAGAACATCAGGCGTTCTTATAGGTGCCCAGGTAGTTGGTGGTGATAGTGTTGGAGAAATGATTAATATACTAAGTCTTGCAATCCAAAAAGGTCTAACAGCTAACGAACTTAACACTATGCAAGTTGCGACACATCCACTCGTGACTGCTTCACCTGTGACTTATCCAATAAATGCAGCAGCGCTCGATGCTCTTGTAAAAATCTGTACAAAATGCTGA
- a CDS encoding lysine 5,6-aminomutase subunit alpha translates to MEHFESKLGIDPKRVEKARQLAKDIAVDVVNFVQKYSTVSVERTICRFFGIDGINEEGVPLPNVVVDHLKEKGALENGAALYIGNAVLETGMTPQEIAEAIAADKLDLTKLPMHNIDDIKGVVDELADKAIKIIDEKKAERQRMLEELGDPPQPYIYVIVATGNIYEDVVQAQAAVRQGADIIAVIRSTAQSLLDYVPYGATTEGFGGTYATQENFRIMRKALDEVAREVKRYIRQTNYSSGLCMPEIAALGALERLDVMLNDALYGILFRDINMIRTMVDQYFSRIILGYAGIIINTGEDNYLTTADAYEQGYTVISSQLINEQLALLAGIPEEQMGLGHAFEMDPSLENGFLYELAQAQLSRELFPKAPLKYMPPTRFMTGNIFRGLVQDAMFNVVGIWTKQGIQLLGMMTEAIHTPFLSDRYVAIDTAKYIFNNMRNIGDEVIFKPGGIIQRRAQQVLEQAIELLEKMREDGLFKSLEKGVFANTKRPIKGGKGLDGVFEKGKYYYNPFVEKMLKKQLDL, encoded by the coding sequence ATGGAGCATTTTGAAAGCAAACTGGGGATAGATCCGAAAAGGGTGGAAAAAGCCCGGCAATTGGCAAAAGATATCGCAGTTGATGTTGTTAATTTTGTTCAAAAATACTCAACTGTTAGTGTTGAAAGGACCATTTGTAGGTTCTTTGGAATAGATGGAATTAACGAAGAAGGTGTGCCATTACCAAACGTTGTTGTTGACCATCTAAAAGAAAAAGGAGCTTTAGAAAATGGTGCTGCCTTATACATCGGTAATGCTGTGCTTGAGACCGGTATGACTCCTCAAGAAATTGCCGAAGCCATTGCTGCTGATAAACTCGACCTCACAAAATTACCGATGCATAACATTGATGATATCAAAGGCGTTGTCGATGAGTTAGCTGACAAAGCAATTAAAATCATTGACGAGAAAAAAGCAGAAAGGCAAAGAATGCTTGAAGAACTGGGTGACCCACCACAACCTTACATATACGTTATCGTCGCAACTGGAAATATATACGAAGACGTTGTACAAGCACAGGCCGCAGTAAGACAAGGAGCAGATATCATTGCAGTTATCAGGTCGACCGCCCAAAGCTTGCTAGACTACGTGCCTTACGGAGCAACAACGGAAGGGTTTGGTGGGACATACGCAACACAAGAGAACTTCAGAATAATGAGAAAGGCACTTGACGAAGTGGCAAGGGAGGTAAAAAGGTACATAAGACAAACGAATTATAGTTCAGGTCTATGTATGCCTGAAATTGCAGCACTTGGTGCCTTGGAGAGACTTGATGTAATGCTAAACGATGCATTGTACGGTATTCTATTTAGAGATATTAATATGATAAGAACAATGGTTGACCAGTACTTTTCCAGAATTATACTCGGGTATGCTGGGATTATTATCAACACAGGTGAAGATAATTATCTAACAACAGCCGATGCCTACGAACAAGGTTACACTGTAATCTCCTCACAACTCATCAACGAACAACTCGCGTTACTCGCAGGTATTCCTGAGGAGCAGATGGGACTTGGGCATGCATTTGAGATGGACCCATCACTGGAAAACGGATTTCTGTACGAATTGGCGCAAGCACAGTTATCAAGAGAACTTTTCCCAAAAGCGCCTCTTAAATACATGCCTCCAACAAGATTCATGACCGGTAACATCTTCCGCGGTCTTGTCCAAGATGCTATGTTCAATGTCGTTGGTATTTGGACAAAACAAGGTATCCAACTACTCGGAATGATGACAGAAGCCATACACACACCGTTCCTCTCAGACAGATATGTGGCTATCGATACAGCAAAGTACATATTCAACAACATGCGTAACATCGGCGATGAAGTTATTTTCAAGCCCGGCGGAATAATCCAAAGAAGGGCTCAACAAGTACTTGAGCAAGCGATAGAACTGTTGGAAAAGATGAGAGAAGACGGTTTATTCAAATCACTTGAAAAAGGCGTTTTTGCCAATACAAAACGTCCGATAAAAGGTGGAAAAGGACTTGACGGAGTCTTCGAAAAAGGAAAATATTATTACAACCCGTTTGTTGAAAAGATGCTCAAAAAGCAATTAGACCTGTGA
- a CDS encoding restriction endonuclease subunit S produces MKKSKNWRNFYKGWDIAMSENVNLPDGWQKVKLSEIIEEVKERNITNNKEYPILTSSRKGIYIQEEYFNRVVASENLSNYKIIRKNEFTYRSMSDDQTFVFNRLELLEVGLVSPAYYVFKAKNSLSTFIKYFLNNSQEIKSQISKVIEGTTRTALRFNQVLKFVAMVPPLPEQRKIAEILETIDNAIEKTDAIIEKYKRIKQGLMQDLLTKGIDENGNIRDEKTHKFKDSPLGRIPEEWEVGYVSNFTEINPITKINPKELYPFIEMDATPIMGKQYKYITLRRGIEAGSKFKKGDILLARITPSAENGKALLVPDNIEIGIGSTEFIVFRAKENIDNNFLFYLLISNYVRSIAIGLMEGTSGRQRIPKYVFEKVIKVAIPKSKSEQQRIASILSQIDEAIEKEQAYKEKLERIKKGLMEDLLTGKVRVNHLIEEGNKDGN; encoded by the coding sequence ATGAAGAAATCAAAAAATTGGAGGAATTTTTACAAAGGCTGGGATATTGCTATGAGTGAGAATGTTAATTTGCCTGATGGATGGCAGAAAGTAAAACTGAGCGAAATAATTGAAGAAGTTAAAGAGAGAAATATTACTAATAATAAAGAGTATCCTATATTAACTTCTTCTCGTAAAGGAATATATATTCAAGAAGAATACTTTAATCGTGTTGTTGCAAGTGAAAACTTATCTAATTATAAAATCATCAGAAAAAATGAGTTTACGTATCGCTCGATGAGCGATGACCAAACTTTTGTTTTTAATAGACTTGAATTACTTGAGGTTGGATTAGTGAGCCCTGCTTATTATGTTTTCAAAGCAAAAAATTCTTTGAGCACATTCATTAAATATTTTCTAAATAATTCACAAGAAATAAAATCGCAGATTTCTAAAGTAATAGAAGGAACAACAAGGACAGCTCTAAGATTTAATCAAGTTTTAAAGTTTGTAGCAATGGTTCCCCCTCTTCCCGAACAACGCAAAATCGCTGAAATACTTGAGACAATTGATAATGCAATTGAAAAAACTGATGCCATTATAGAAAAATACAAACGCATAAAACAGGGCTTGATGCAGGATTTACTCACCAAAGGCATAGATGAAAACGGCAACATCAGAGATGAAAAAACACACAAGTTTAAAGATTCACCACTTGGCAGGATACCAGAAGAGTGGGAAGTTGGTTATGTTAGTAATTTTACTGAGATAAATCCTATTACAAAAATTAACCCAAAAGAATTATACCCATTCATTGAAATGGACGCTACTCCTATTATGGGAAAACAATATAAATACATCACTCTCAGAAGAGGCATTGAGGCAGGATCCAAATTTAAGAAAGGTGACATTTTGCTTGCAAGGATAACTCCAAGTGCAGAAAACGGTAAAGCTTTACTCGTTCCTGACAATATAGAAATTGGGATAGGATCGACAGAATTCATAGTTTTTAGAGCAAAAGAAAATATTGATAATAATTTTCTCTTCTATCTTCTAATAAGTAATTATGTTAGATCAATTGCTATTGGATTAATGGAAGGGACTTCTGGGAGACAAAGGATACCGAAATATGTTTTTGAAAAAGTAATCAAAGTTGCTATTCCAAAATCTAAATCCGAGCAACAACGCATAGCTTCAATTTTATCCCAAATAGATGAAGCCATAGAAAAAGAGCAAGCCTATAAGGAAAAACTTGAAAGAATAAAAAAAGGCTTAATGGAAGATTTGCTAACAGGCAAAGTTAGGGTAAACCATCTTATTGAGGAGGGAAATAAAGATGGTAACTAA
- a CDS encoding M48 family metallopeptidase: MEDIKIEKIIRSKRKTIALQITENATLIVRAPFELDEQTIWKVINKHKKWIYKNKKEIEARDPKVLPKEFVSGEGFLYLGKYYKLHIVDGQEQPLKFENGFYLSRSALPEAKKVFIDWYKKAAYEKIIERVNWWAQKRGFKYNKVNITNAQRRWGTCSSKGNLNFSWRLIMAPLSVIDYVVVHELVHLEEKNHSKAFWTKVKMLMPDYKKYEDWLKKNGYLLKL, translated from the coding sequence ATGGAAGACATAAAAATTGAAAAGATAATACGCTCGAAAAGAAAGACCATAGCTTTGCAGATAACAGAGAATGCAACGCTAATCGTTAGAGCACCATTTGAGTTAGATGAACAGACTATTTGGAAAGTTATAAATAAACATAAGAAATGGATTTATAAAAATAAAAAAGAGATAGAAGCAAGAGATCCAAAAGTTTTGCCCAAAGAATTTGTGAGTGGAGAAGGATTTTTATACCTTGGCAAGTATTATAAATTGCATATAGTAGATGGGCAAGAACAGCCGCTTAAATTTGAAAATGGGTTTTATCTTTCAAGAAGTGCTTTGCCAGAAGCAAAAAAGGTGTTTATAGATTGGTATAAAAAAGCTGCTTACGAGAAGATTATAGAACGGGTAAACTGGTGGGCTCAAAAAAGAGGTTTTAAATATAACAAAGTAAATATAACAAATGCCCAAAGAAGATGGGGGACTTGTTCTTCTAAAGGGAATTTAAACTTTTCTTGGCGGCTTATTATGGCCCCCCTTTCTGTTATTGATTATGTTGTTGTGCACGAACTTGTGCATCTTGAAGAAAAAAATCATAGCAAGGCCTTTTGGACAAAAGTAAAGATGCTTATGCCTGATTATAAAAAATATGAAGATTGGTTAAAAAAGAATGGGTATTTACTGAAACTCTAA
- a CDS encoding YkvA family protein, with protein sequence MNNSEYESEYKKYRNKAEEYINDREKTRNLLEQATKKAKKQGPLDKIWDDIQLMFGLLGDWLSGTYKVSTGTILAILGAVIYFVTPIDAIADFIPVLGWMDDAAVFTLVINQIRAELDRYKERKR encoded by the coding sequence ATGAACAATTCTGAATACGAATCTGAATATAAAAAATATAGGAATAAAGCTGAAGAATATATAAATGATAGAGAGAAAACCAGAAATCTTTTAGAACAAGCTACGAAAAAGGCTAAAAAACAAGGGCCTTTAGACAAAATATGGGATGATATTCAACTTATGTTTGGATTATTAGGCGATTGGTTAAGTGGAACATATAAAGTTTCAACAGGAACAATCTTAGCTATTTTGGGAGCAGTAATTTATTTTGTTACTCCCATTGACGCTATAGCAGATTTTATTCCTGTTCTTGGTTGGATGGATGATGCAGCTGTATTTACGCTAGTAATAAACCAAATTAGAGCTGAGTTGGATAGGTATAAAGAAAGGAAACGATGA
- a CDS encoding RsiV family protein, with amino-acid sequence MRRHTPSSNVGGNRGKNFGFLITLLVAFIVVLIISSVFCELKINLQKDVHFEDTVAYVEKASLSQRPFTITKGALQICYQDYEIAPYLTGMPIFEIPF; translated from the coding sequence ATGCGAAGACATACTCCTTCATCTAATGTGGGAGGAAACAGAGGGAAAAACTTTGGTTTTTTAATCACACTTTTGGTAGCATTTATTGTCGTATTGATTATTAGCAGTGTTTTTTGTGAACTCAAAATCAATTTGCAGAAAGATGTTCACTTCGAAGATACCGTTGCGTATGTTGAAAAAGCCTCCCTGTCACAAAGACCATTTACGATAACAAAAGGTGCCTTGCAAATATGCTACCAAGATTACGAGATTGCCCCTTACTTAACTGGTATGCCAATCTTCGAAATTCCATTTTGA
- a CDS encoding YkvA family protein: MVVLYFVNPIDALPDVIPFLGITDDAGVFALIINQIRVELDRYKGWKQ; the protein is encoded by the coding sequence ATAGTAGTACTTTATTTTGTTAATCCCATAGATGCCCTACCAGATGTTATTCCTTTTCTTGGTATAACAGATGATGCAGGTGTATTTGCGCTAATAATAAACCAAATTAGAGTTGAGTTGGATAGATACAAAGGATGGAAGCAATGA
- a CDS encoding type I restriction endonuclease subunit R codes for MVTKLDEEHYVENPFLFQLKKLGWKIYRQNKDNPEDTKEIISFTSSLEPEYGKSQKFRESFREVVLEEVLSESLKRINPWIEDDQISEVVRKITTPQSNSLLEANKEIHDLLLENTSVSENRKTGEKSPTVKFIDFKNPDNNSFIAISQFKVNITGTEKHIVPDIVLFVNGLPLVVVECKSPAIADPISEAITQLMRYCNRRGASEGNEKLFWYNLFVVATSNQVAKYGTITSDYEHFVEWKDPYPFSLSDVNPDGNVTSQQILIHGMLSKENLLDLLHTFTIFKEDPKSKMIKVVARYQQFRAVKKMIKRLKEGKTPDEKGGIVWHTQGSGKSLTMMFMVRELYHNPEFGNYKVVFVTDRKDLEKQLNETSRSVGFTVKLARSIQELKELLKTDTPELVMAMVHKFQERELKSEFPVLNTSPNILIMIDEAHRTQYKLLGANLRKALPNATKIAFTGTPIEKTEMTFGDYIDKYSIKQAVEDGVTVEIVYEGRVHNAELSDEEAANAKFEDVFKDADKDTKRMIMGRFTWRAYLEAEEVIRDKARDMIEHYITHVFPNGLKAQVVAVSRCAAIRYKKALEEALKEKISELEKENNSKIDLETLKKLEVGVVISGAQNDPPEYHPYTDPNDHERIIKSFKLPFDKVDENGINGNVGILVVQNMLITGFDAPVEQVMYLDNVIKGHNLLQAVARVNRVYKNKSCGFVVDYVGVLKHLKEALAIYADEDIDEISQVVRNKAKSVDELKLNHRRIEEFFEKYKIKNWRQNIDECIDILVDEEIRDEFIALVRQFNRSMDAVLPDPEALKYVHDLKILGFIKESARNRYRDDKLSIKDTSNKIRGIIEEYLHSQGIDPKIPPTPLFEDKFLEKLHKEPSKARTQELQYAIVEHIEKHWEEDPELYERFSDRLKRLLEEYKENWDVLYDELEKLRGEMKKGREVEQTFGLDPKKEMPFFGLLKSEIFGKKPVSELTDSEIDFLVNTTKDIIEIISREAQNVDFWENAVKQKRLKSHITSQLLKKISSSTLKNNDTVSEETVPYMVNSITDIVFGKRNEIAQKLIELAYHHFRK; via the coding sequence ATGGTAACTAAATTGGATGAGGAGCATTATGTTGAAAATCCATTCCTCTTTCAGCTTAAAAAGCTTGGATGGAAGATTTATAGACAAAACAAAGATAATCCTGAGGATACAAAAGAAATAATATCGTTCACTTCTTCATTAGAACCTGAATATGGTAAAAGCCAAAAATTCAGAGAAAGTTTTAGAGAAGTGGTCCTTGAGGAAGTTTTAAGTGAGTCTTTAAAGAGAATAAACCCATGGATAGAAGATGACCAAATAAGTGAAGTTGTTCGAAAAATTACAACACCACAGTCAAACTCTCTTTTAGAGGCAAATAAAGAAATCCATGACTTGCTTTTAGAGAATACCTCGGTTTCTGAAAATAGAAAAACAGGAGAAAAGAGCCCAACTGTTAAGTTTATTGATTTTAAAAACCCAGACAATAATTCATTCATTGCGATATCACAGTTTAAAGTGAATATAACAGGGACTGAAAAACATATTGTTCCCGATATAGTTCTTTTTGTAAATGGTTTGCCTCTTGTGGTGGTTGAATGCAAATCTCCAGCAATTGCTGACCCAATTTCTGAAGCAATTACTCAGCTTATGCGCTATTGTAACAGACGTGGTGCAAGTGAGGGAAATGAAAAGCTTTTCTGGTACAACCTATTTGTAGTAGCTACCTCTAACCAGGTTGCGAAGTATGGTACAATAACCTCAGACTACGAGCACTTTGTTGAGTGGAAAGACCCTTATCCTTTTTCACTGTCAGACGTAAATCCAGATGGAAATGTAACAAGCCAGCAAATTTTGATTCATGGTATGCTTTCAAAAGAAAACCTTCTTGATTTGCTTCATACATTTACCATCTTTAAAGAAGATCCAAAGAGCAAAATGATTAAGGTTGTTGCAAGATATCAGCAATTTAGAGCAGTAAAGAAGATGATAAAAAGACTAAAAGAGGGCAAAACACCAGACGAAAAAGGGGGAATTGTTTGGCATACTCAAGGTTCCGGTAAATCTTTGACAATGATGTTTATGGTTCGAGAGCTTTATCACAATCCTGAGTTTGGAAACTACAAAGTCGTTTTTGTCACAGATAGAAAAGATCTTGAAAAGCAATTAAATGAAACATCAAGAAGTGTTGGATTTACAGTTAAGTTAGCAAGAAGCATTCAGGAGCTTAAAGAACTTTTAAAAACTGACACACCCGAACTTGTTATGGCTATGGTTCATAAATTTCAAGAGAGGGAATTAAAAAGTGAATTTCCCGTCCTTAATACATCACCTAATATACTAATAATGATAGATGAAGCACACAGAACCCAGTACAAGCTTCTGGGCGCAAATTTAAGAAAAGCTCTTCCAAATGCAACAAAAATAGCATTTACAGGCACACCTATAGAAAAGACCGAGATGACATTTGGCGATTACATAGACAAGTACAGCATAAAGCAGGCAGTTGAAGATGGTGTGACTGTTGAGATTGTATATGAAGGAAGAGTACACAACGCAGAGCTTTCAGACGAAGAGGCAGCAAATGCAAAGTTTGAAGATGTTTTCAAAGACGCTGATAAAGATACAAAAAGAATGATAATGGGAAGATTTACATGGAGAGCATATCTTGAAGCTGAAGAAGTTATCCGTGACAAAGCAAGAGATATGATAGAGCACTATATAACTCATGTATTCCCAAATGGATTAAAAGCTCAAGTTGTTGCAGTATCTCGCTGTGCTGCAATAAGATATAAAAAAGCACTTGAAGAGGCTCTCAAAGAAAAGATTTCTGAATTGGAAAAAGAAAATAATTCAAAAATAGATTTAGAAACATTGAAAAAGTTAGAGGTTGGTGTGGTTATTTCAGGAGCTCAGAATGACCCACCTGAGTATCATCCTTATACTGACCCAAATGATCACGAAAGGATAATCAAAAGTTTTAAACTCCCATTTGACAAAGTAGATGAAAATGGTATCAACGGCAATGTTGGTATTTTAGTTGTTCAAAATATGCTAATAACTGGTTTTGATGCACCTGTAGAGCAGGTTATGTATCTTGATAATGTGATTAAAGGACATAACTTGCTGCAAGCTGTTGCAAGGGTGAATAGAGTATACAAAAATAAGTCTTGTGGTTTTGTTGTAGATTATGTAGGTGTTTTGAAACATTTGAAAGAGGCACTTGCTATTTACGCAGATGAAGATATTGACGAGATTTCACAGGTAGTTCGGAACAAAGCAAAAAGCGTTGATGAATTGAAGTTGAATCACCGCAGGATTGAAGAGTTCTTTGAAAAATATAAGATTAAAAATTGGCGTCAGAATATAGACGAGTGTATTGACATTCTTGTAGATGAAGAGATTAGAGATGAATTCATAGCACTTGTAAGACAATTTAACCGTAGTATGGATGCAGTTCTTCCCGACCCAGAGGCCTTAAAATATGTACATGATTTAAAAATTCTGGGTTTTATAAAAGAATCAGCAAGGAATAGATACAGAGATGACAAACTAAGTATAAAAGATACAAGTAACAAGATAAGGGGGATTATTGAAGAGTATCTACATTCTCAAGGTATTGATCCTAAAATACCACCCACTCCGCTTTTTGAAGACAAATTTCTCGAAAAACTTCACAAGGAACCAAGTAAAGCAAGGACACAAGAACTTCAATATGCCATCGTTGAGCATATTGAGAAACATTGGGAAGAAGACCCAGAACTCTATGAAAGATTTTCTGATAGGTTGAAAAGACTACTTGAAGAATATAAAGAAAATTGGGACGTTTTGTATGATGAGCTTGAAAAATTAAGAGGAGAGATGAAAAAGGGAAGAGAAGTTGAACAAACATTTGGACTTGATCCTAAGAAAGAAATGCCATTCTTTGGTCTGCTCAAAAGTGAAATATTTGGTAAAAAACCTGTCAGTGAACTAACTGATAGCGAGATAGATTTTCTTGTTAACACGACTAAAGATATTATAGAAATAATAAGTAGAGAGGCTCAGAATGTTGATTTTTGGGAAAATGCAGTCAAACAAAAGAGGCTTAAATCTCATATAACTTCACAGTTGCTTAAGAAAATATCATCTTCTACTCTTAAAAATAATGATACTGTAAGTGAAGAGACTGTACCTTATATGGTTAATTCTATAACCGATATTGTATTCGGCAAAAGAAATGAAATAGCTCAAAAATTAATAGAACTTGCTTATCATCACTTCAGGAAGTGA
- a CDS encoding DUF4163 domain-containing protein: MQIPKFGNTYNSDFEDSLNSNVQEKVRNIVEEVKAVAHQVAKDRMLRSKYEVRISTEVKFKSKDFVSLVIYCYTFTGGAHGVTTFDTYNVDLKNSKLLTLNDIFFDTCDYG, from the coding sequence ATGCAGATTCCAAAGTTTGGAAATACATATAATTCTGACTTTGAAGACAGTTTAAACAGTAACGTTCAGGAGAAGGTCAGAAATATAGTCGAAGAGGTTAAAGCTGTTGCACACCAAGTTGCAAAAGATAGGATGCTACGAAGCAAATACGAAGTCCGCATTTCGACAGAAGTAAAGTTTAAATCGAAAGATTTTGTGAGCTTGGTAATATACTGCTACACATTCACAGGCGGTGCTCACGGTGTTACTACCTTTGACACATACAACGTTGACCTCAAAAATTCAAAACTCCTTACACTGAACGACATTTTCTTTGACACATGCGATTACGGGTAA
- a CDS encoding cobalamin B12-binding domain-containing protein encodes MGGGLYSLEKKDFDKTLNLKAIKPYGDTMNDGKVQVSFTLPVPDGDEAVEAAKQLMKKMGLDNPMIVYHYQLTPGFTFFIGYGDCVHTVDFTAIKVPKVEVHKMTMEEIDEFIEKNIGRKLVVVGATTGTDAHTVGLDAILNMKGFAGHYGLERYKMFEVYNMGSQVPNEEFVAKAIEVKADALLVSQTVTQKNIHIKNLTHLIELLEAEGIRDKVIAIVGGPRITHELAKELGFDAGFGPGTFAEDVAAFIAQEWVRRFGNKK; translated from the coding sequence ATGGGTGGAGGACTCTACTCTCTCGAGAAAAAAGATTTCGATAAAACGTTGAATTTAAAAGCCATAAAGCCATATGGCGACACAATGAACGATGGTAAAGTTCAAGTTAGCTTTACATTACCTGTTCCAGATGGTGATGAGGCTGTAGAAGCGGCAAAACAACTCATGAAAAAGATGGGCTTAGACAACCCAATGATTGTTTACCATTACCAACTCACACCGGGGTTTACGTTCTTCATAGGCTATGGCGACTGTGTGCACACTGTAGATTTCACAGCTATTAAGGTTCCAAAAGTAGAAGTTCACAAAATGACGATGGAAGAAATAGACGAGTTCATTGAGAAAAACATTGGAAGAAAGCTTGTAGTCGTCGGTGCAACAACCGGAACAGATGCACATACAGTTGGGCTGGACGCTATTCTTAACATGAAAGGGTTTGCTGGTCATTATGGACTTGAAAGATACAAAATGTTTGAAGTATACAACATGGGAAGCCAAGTACCAAACGAAGAATTTGTTGCGAAAGCTATAGAAGTGAAAGCCGATGCTTTACTTGTTTCACAAACCGTAACGCAAAAAAACATTCACATAAAGAACTTGACGCACCTCATAGAATTACTTGAGGCGGAAGGGATCAGGGATAAAGTGATAGCTATCGTTGGAGGTCCAAGAATTACCCACGAACTTGCAAAGGAACTTGGTTTCGATGCTGGTTTTGGTCCCGGAACATTTGCCGAAGATGTTGCCGCATTCATTGCACAAGAGTGGGTTAGAAGGTTCGGAAATAAGAAATAA